Within Claveliimonas bilis, the genomic segment CTGATACAGAAATGGAGGCGGACAATATCAAACGAATTACTGAGGCAGAACTTGCAAAGGAACTTCGGGAACAGTATATAAAAAATCCTCCAGAAGGTATGACCTCTGATGAAATCCGTGATATGAGCGACGATGACCTTTTGGACATGGATTATTTCTTACACGAATTTGACGATCTGGATGATGACGGTTTTGGCGAAGAAGGTTTTTATATTTTCTAAAACAAAATCGTCTGTTTCCTATGCCCGCCTTTGTGCGGGCTAGTTTCATTCAAGAGTTCAGCAAAAGTTGAACTTTCCTATAAAGGAACAAAGAGTTCCCTTGCGGAACTCTCGCGCCGAGCGCGGTCGCTTTAGCGGCAACTTCCACTTCTCGCGAGTGCGCATCCCGCGGAGCGTTTTATTTAATAGGAAAGAAATTTCCTATTAAATAAAAAAACAATAGAATGTGAGGTTATGCACATGCCAAAAAATCGTTTTCAGGAAATCATTTTTACTTTACTGATGTCTTTCTTTATGGTACTTGCGATGGAAATTTATAATACCGCTCTCCTTCAGGGAGGCATGTCTAATTCCTGCTTTATCCATGCACTGTCGGAACTTCCTTTTATGATTCCTTTGTGCTTTGCAACCAGCTATTTTCTGATGGATCGGATTGCTTCCGGAATTGCGTTTCGTATGGCGGATCCAAAGAGGGATCATCCTGTACTTGTCACTCTTGTGCGCGCTGGCGTCACTGTATGCTTTATGTGTCCTTCCATGAGTCTGTGGGCAACCCTCATCTTTAAGCAAGCTGGAGTGCAGATTGCAGCAGTGTGGCTTCAGACAGTAGCCATCAATTTTCCCATGGCGCTTTGCTGGCAGATTTTTTTCTGCGGTCCGCTTGTCAGATTTCTGTTCCGCCTGATCTTCCGCCGGCAGCTTCAGGAATGTACTCTGTAAAGAGAGGAAATTATTTCGTGATTTTCTTTCCTAACCCTGCTATAATATCTTTATAAATGAGGAAGGGAGTCCTTATCTTGCATGATCTGAAACGGATTTTTTCTCATCTCGGGCCATTCAGGCGGGAATTTATTCTCAGTATTCTCTTTATTATCGCGGAAACCGGATTTGAACTTGTCATCCCTCTGATCATGGCCGACATCATCGATGTGGGAGTGGCAAACAGAAATATACATTATATTCTTATAAAAGGTATGCAGATGGGAATCTGTGCTGTCCTGTCTCTCATTACAGGACTGTTTTACGCAAAATTTGCCGCCAAAGCCGCCCTTGGCTTTGGTGCTTTTGTGCGCGAACAGGAATTTGCCCGTATTCAGACATATTCCTTTTCCAATCTGGATCATTTTGCCACCTCCTCTTTGATCACTCGTATGACAACCGATATCACCGTGATACAAAATGCGATCACCGGAGGAATACGGCCGATGGTAAGAGGTCCTGTTATGCTCATTCTCGGACTTTTTCTTGCTTTCCTGATGAATGCAAAACTCTCGCTTGTTTTCCTTGCCTGCATCCCTGTGCTTGGAGTCATCCTTTTTTTCATTGTGCGAAAAGTCGCGCCTCTGTACGGAAGACTGCAGATATGCATGGACAGAGTAAATGCCGCTATCCAGGAAAATCTCACCGCCATCCGTGCTGTGAAGGCTTTTGTAAGAGAGGAGTATGAAGAAGAATTTTTTGAAAAGGCTAACCACTCTCTTGCAGATACCAGCCGCACTACCTTTCACTTTGCCGTTCTCAATCTCCCTGCTTTCCAGGCCACCATGTACACTGCCATTGTGCTGATTCTCTGGTTTGGCGGAAACTTTATAAGGACCGGACAGATGCAGGTAGGGCAGCTTACCGGTTTTCTAAGCTATGTATTGCAGATCGTCAATTCCCTCATGCTGATCTCCAACGTATTTCTTATGCTTACCCGATCTCTTGCCAGTGCACGGCGAATCAATCAAGTATTTGACGAATGTCCAGATCTTTCTGATCCCAAGGATCCTGTCACCGAAATTTCAGACGGACGGATCGACTTTGAACATGTATATTTCAAGTATAAAAGAGACGCACAGCAGTATACCCTTTCTGACATCGACCTTCATATCCGTTCCGGGGAAACAGTAGGAATTATCGGCGGGACCGGTTCCTCTAAAACCACCCTGGTACAGCTCATTCCCCGACTCTATGACGCATCCGGCGGCAGAGTACTTGTAGGCGGATCCGACGTCCGTTCTTATTCTCTTTGTGCTCTCCGGGACGCTGTGGGAATTGTCCTTCAAAAGAATGTGCTTTTTTCCGGGACGATCCGTGAAAATCTCCAGTGGGGAAATCCCGACGCTTCTGATACAGAGATTTGGAATGCTTGTCATACTGCCTGCGCTGATGAGTTTATCCGCCATTTTCCTGACGGACTGGATACCAGACTGGAGCAGGGCGGCATTAATTTGTCCGGCGGGCAAAAGCAGCGGCTGTGTATTGCCCGTACTCTTTTAAAGCATCCGAAAATTCTGATCTTTGATGATTCTACAAGCGCAGTTGACACCGCCACGGAAGAAAAAATGCGCCGCAGACTTTCGGCTCTTTCTTCCATGACCAAACTGGTCATTGCCCAGCGGGTTACTTCTGTCATGCATGCAGATAAAATCCTGATCCTGGATGACGGACACCTTCATGCCCTGGGCACTCATGAGTCGCTCCTTGCATCCTGCCCCGTCTATCAGGAAATTTATGATTCTCAGATGAGAGGAGGCACGACAAATGGCAACGCTTAGCAGAAAACGTCCAAAAGATCCGAAAAAAACTTTCGTCAGGCTTTTATCCTATATGGGAATGCATAAGTTTCTTCTGGCTGCCGTGGCTGTTCTTGTCACCATCAGCGCCGGAGCAAACCTTCTTGGCACCTATATGGTAAAGCCTCTTGTCAATCGGTATATTGTTCCCGGTGATTTTTCCGGCCTGCTTTTTGGTGTCCTTTTTACTGCCGCCATCTACCTCGCCGGAGCGCTCTCTTCTTATGGCTACAGCCAGACCATGGTAAAGGCAGCGCAGAAGATTATCTATGATATTCGCCGGGATCTGTTTCACACGATGGAAAAACTTCCCCTGGACTATTTTGACCGGCATCCTTACGGAGATACCATGAGCCGCTTCACCAACGATGTGGACACCATATCCGATGCCCTGAACAACAGCTTTGCCATGATTATCCAGAGTTTTATTCAGGTTGCGGGGACACTGACAATTCTTTTTGTCCTGAACTGGCGCTTAAGCTT encodes:
- a CDS encoding ABC transporter ATP-binding protein, encoding MKRIFSHLGPFRREFILSILFIIAETGFELVIPLIMADIIDVGVANRNIHYILIKGMQMGICAVLSLITGLFYAKFAAKAALGFGAFVREQEFARIQTYSFSNLDHFATSSLITRMTTDITVIQNAITGGIRPMVRGPVMLILGLFLAFLMNAKLSLVFLACIPVLGVILFFIVRKVAPLYGRLQICMDRVNAAIQENLTAIRAVKAFVREEYEEEFFEKANHSLADTSRTTFHFAVLNLPAFQATMYTAIVLILWFGGNFIRTGQMQVGQLTGFLSYVLQIVNSLMLISNVFLMLTRSLASARRINQVFDECPDLSDPKDPVTEISDGRIDFEHVYFKYKRDAQQYTLSDIDLHIRSGETVGIIGGTGSSKTTLVQLIPRLYDASGGRVLVGGSDVRSYSLCALRDAVGIVLQKNVLFSGTIRENLQWGNPDASDTEIWNACHTACADEFIRHFPDGLDTRLEQGGINLSGGQKQRLCIARTLLKHPKILIFDDSTSAVDTATEEKMRRRLSALSSMTKLVIAQRVTSVMHADKILILDDGHLHALGTHESLLASCPVYQEIYDSQMRGGTTNGNA
- a CDS encoding DUF2798 domain-containing protein; translation: MPKNRFQEIIFTLLMSFFMVLAMEIYNTALLQGGMSNSCFIHALSELPFMIPLCFATSYFLMDRIASGIAFRMADPKRDHPVLVTLVRAGVTVCFMCPSMSLWATLIFKQAGVQIAAVWLQTVAINFPMALCWQIFFCGPLVRFLFRLIFRRQLQECTL